The Bombus huntii isolate Logan2020A chromosome 1, iyBomHunt1.1, whole genome shotgun sequence genome contains a region encoding:
- the LOC126868140 gene encoding phytanoyl-CoA dioxygenase domain-containing protein 1 homolog: MKDIRSQFEKNGFVVLEDFFQPEEIDELKSCGEEFTTNLPPENERKVFNTIELQQNKDKYFLDSGNKISVFFETEALDDNGKLKVHPRVSLNKVGHALHWLHPTFKKYTFDERVKEAAFQLDYQEPAICQSMYIYKNPGIGSEVIMHQDATYLYTEPVKLVGFWIALEDATQENGCLWIAPGSHKSGVHRRYVRNKDPESKELLVYDRAAPCYQLSNFRPVPVSKGTCILIHGQVVHFSHPNKNDKSRHAYTFHVIETQHTTYSKENWLQPPPGGFPKLYRN, encoded by the exons TTTGAGAAAAATGGCTTCGTCGTCCTGGAAGATTTCTTTCAACCGGAAGAGATCGACGAACTCAAATCTTGCGGAGAAGAATTCACTACCAACTTACCTCCGGAAAATGAGAGGAAAGTTTTCAATACGATAGAATTGCAACAG AacaaagataaatattttctggACAGTGGTAACAAAATCAGTGTGTTCTTTGAGACTGAAGCTTTAGACGATAATGGAAAATTGAAAGTTCATCCTCGAGTGTCCTTAAATAAG GTAGGTCACGCCCTGCACTGGCTTCACCCTACattcaaaaaatatacttttgaTGAAAGAGTTAAAGAAGCAGCTTTCCAATTGGATTATCAAGAACCAGCCATTTGTCAGTCGatgtatatttacaaaaatccAGGAATTGGATCAGAAG TAATAATGCACCAAGATGCAACATATTTGTACACGGAACCAGTGAAGCTTGTTGGTTTCTGGATCGCTTTGGAAGATGCCACGCAGGAAAATGGATGTCTATGGATTGCACCAGGTTCTCACAAGAGCGGTGTTCATCGACGTTATGTAAGGAATAAGGATCCAGAATCCAAGGAACTGTTAGTCTACGACAGAGCCGCACCTTGTTATCAGCTTAGTAATTTTCGACCAGTCCCAGTTAGCAAAGGAACCTGCATTCTCATTCACGGACAAGTAGTACATTTTTCACATCCAAACAAAAACGATAAATCAAGGCACGCTTACACGTTTCACGTAATCGAGACACAACACACCACCTATTCGAAAGAAAACTGGCTGCAACCACCTCCAGGAGGATTTCCAAAGTTgtatagaaattaa
- the LOC126868038 gene encoding transcriptional protein SWT1 isoform X1, whose product MMKHKLPENWSIRNSKRYPHKIYYFNEKTKQSSWDIPTEDQTEQVEKKLGRSAKKRKQSQKMNLQNDEDNEAQFTVSERNPSEGSASDKEITRRNILTAKRFHRQTQTKANEGKETPQMKEIRQKMLKKREKIIPRSPQSSKSTKDVSKSPPSRLGKISPLSQKTDVYTYSKESYTPQMQILLEKRQGRTSKSNPKKKTEEDRSNVIDKGENPIKTRLRNQNVSKQKSVSEVSSPSESRSQREVQKGPKVGKRKSSNSGEDIPKVQGQKSLKTNLGKERMERLKTSLSSQQCDDNLSHNSPTSSTPAKKFNMPCIFKNTQVRLERLEETRVNNKIANNKSVYTREIKGAANASKDPITTVDNIIKWAYEDSVCEEMPMPSVYKDAEVRLERLRERCSNDKIATNTNLSPPKVKETANASKNLITTSDDLVKSAYEDAFCEEMDWEPLEDEKIMFEVQAVRTQLCTENNVNTTCNIPSNTSKYPLLSEQQAKRHLYIVVDTNVFLSNIDAVELAREAIFKTYDHSIITIPWTVIRELDYIKDDNGKSRPISLCFNARKAINYINKLFSSKQSYVIGQTPEDVAKNKERFSIDCPDDEILQTCLQIRDLGKSVVLLSYDVNLCNKAMIYDIVTLGRNDPLEKVDYLNATNVNKPLSISNNGNRERISLNSTSIMCEELQLSDEIYEDIKSVIRDFLTVIVSKEMYALYGSSWEKYVIIKPPWTTVTVLQCAVKHWIAATSESFRRAAEYILKELLQIFKDISGPKTLKENSYILDKFNDLVQMVNIDKHSVLMLRISKKIDELKDKCREYESQINNHKLCNVIGVEDDVEEQERRAQKAFQYFEAAYVYARDMTGITAKTIGMPCTLHYNVPNPVPSVEFIKKTIPEIATNVNKLERNLSAVIEQVKNSCTDYRTLIHLYQTLITFLPENALIALKLNDVKIEPLDVYCCVKRKEDVLNRGLRQLQELNIHFSRLANY is encoded by the exons ATGATGAAACATAAGTTACCGGAAAATTGGAGTATACGGAATTCAAAGAGATATCcgcataaaatatattattttaatgaaaaaacaAAGCAATCATCTTGGGATATCCCGACAGAAGATCAGACAGAACAa gTTGAAAAGAAATTAGGTCGATCTGCTAAAAAACGTAAACAATCACAAAAAATGAACTTACAAAATGATGAAGATAATGAAGCACAGTTTACTGTTTCTGAAAGAAATCCATCTGAAGGGAGTGCATCTGATAAAGAGATCACAAGAAGAAATATACTTACTGCTAAACGTTTCCATAGGCAAACACAAACTAAAGCTAATGAAGGAAAGGAAACACCtcaaatgaaagaaattcgtcagaaaatgttaaaaaaaagggaaaaaattattcctagaaGTCCTCAGAGTTCCAAATCAACTAAAGATGTTTCAAAATCACCACCTTCAAGGCTTGGCAAAATTAGTCCACTGTCACAAAAAACTGATGTTTATACATACTCAAAAGAATCTTATACGCCACAAATGCAAATACTTTTAGAAAAAAGACAGGGAAGGACATCAAAAAGCAATCCTAAAAAAAAGACAGAGGAAGACAGAAGCAATGTGATAGATAAAGGAGAAAATCCAATTAAGACACGGTTAAGAAATCAAAATGTATCTAAGCAAAAAAGTGTTTCAGAGGTTTCATCTCCCTCAGAAAGCAGAAGCCAGAGAGAAGTACAAAAAGGTCCAAAAGTTG GCAAAAGAAAAAGCAGCAATTCGGGTGAAGATATTCCAAAAGTGCAAGGTCAAAAGTCTTTGAAAACAAATTTAGGAAAAGAACGTATGGAAAGATTGAAAACAAGCCTATCATCACAGCAGTGTGATGATAATCTGAGTCATAATAGTCCTACAAGTTCTACTCCTGCAAAGAAATTTA ACATGCCatgcatttttaaaaatacacaAGTTAGATTGGAACGTTTGGAGGAGACACGTGTAAATAATAAGATTGCTAATAATAAAAGTGTATATACTCGTGAGATAAAGGGAGCAGCAAATGCATCTAAAGATCCAATAACAACTGtagataatataataaaatgggCCTATGAAGATTCTGTTTGTGAAGAAATGCCCATGCCAAGTGTTTATAAAGACGCGGAAGTTAGATTGGAACGCTTGAGGGAGAGATGTTCGAATGATAAGATTGCCACTAATACAAATTTGAGTCCTCCCAAAGTAAAAGAAACAGCAAATGCATCTAAAAATCTAATAACAACTTCAGATGATTTAGTAAAGTCAGCCTATGAAGATGCTTTTTGTGAGGAAATGGACTGGGAACCATTGGAagatgaaaaaattatgtttgaA GTTCAAGCTGTTAGAACTCAACTTTGTACAGAAAACAATGTAAATACAACTTGCAATATCCCTAGTAATACTTCGAAATATCCCTTATTATCAGAACAACAAGCAAAAAGGCATTTGTATATTGTTGTTGATACAAATGTTTTTCTGTCGAATATTGATGCTGTTGAATTGGCAAGGGAAGCTATTTTTAAAACTTATGATCATTCAATAATTACAATACCATGGACTGTTATACGT GAGCTTGATTATATTAAAGACGATAATGGTAAATCAAGACCAATATCATTATGTTTCAATGCAAGGAAAGCCATCAATTACATTAATAAACTTTTCTCTTCTAAACAATCTTACGTAATTGGTCAAACACCAGAAGATGTtgcaaaaaataaagaaagatttTCTATCGACTGTCCAGATGATGAAATTCTACAGACTTGTTTACAAATTCGTGATTTAGGGAAATCCGTG GTACTATTATCTTATGACGTAAATCTTTGTAATAAAGCGATGATTTATGATATTGTGACACTTGGAAGAAATGATCCCCTTGAAAAAGTCGACTATCTTAATGCCACCAATGTAAATAAACCATTGTCTATTTCTAATAATGGAAATCGAGAAAGAATCAGTTTGAATTCCACATCAATTATGTGTGAGGAATTGCAGTTATCTGATGAAATATATGAGGACATAAAAAGTGTTATAAGAGACTTTCTAACAGTG ATAGTCAGTAAAGAAATGTATGCTTTATATGGATCATCTTGGgaaaaatatgttattataAAACCACCTTGGACAACTGTGACTGTTTTACAGTGTGCTGTAAAACATTGGATAGCTGCTACAAGTGAATCATTTCGAAGAGCAGcagaatatattttgaaagaattattacagatatttaaagatatatcTG GCCCAAAGACTTTGAAGGAAAATAGTTATATCTTAGACAAATTTAATGATTTGGTACAAATGGTTAATATAGATAAACATTCAGTTTTAATGTTACGAATATCTAAAAAAATTGAT GAGTTAAAAGACAAATGTCGTGAATATGAATCTCAAATAAATAATCACAAACTATGTAATGTTATCGGAGTTGAAGATGATGTCGAGGAACAAGAACGAAGAGCACAGAAAGCTTTTCAGTATTTTGAAGCAGCATATGTTTACGCCCGGGATATGAC TGGTATAACAGCCAAAACAATAGGAATGCCTTGCACTTTGCATTACAATGTTCCTAATCCAGTTCCATCtgtagaatttataaaaaaaacaatACCAGAAATTGCAAcgaatgtaaataaattagaacGCAATCTAAGCGC TGTAATAGAACAAGTCAAAAATTCTTGTACGGATTATCGAACACTGATACATTTATATCAGACATTGATAACGTTTCTTCCTGAGAATGCATTAATAGCACTGAAGTTAAACGATGTTAAAATAGAGCCTCTTGATGTATATTGTTGCGTGAAACGAAAGGAGGACGTACTGAATAGAGGTCTACGTCAGCTCCAAGAACTCAATATTCATTTTAGTAGATTAGCAAACTACTGA
- the LOC126868038 gene encoding transcriptional protein SWT1 isoform X2 produces the protein MNLQNDEDNEAQFTVSERNPSEGSASDKEITRRNILTAKRFHRQTQTKANEGKETPQMKEIRQKMLKKREKIIPRSPQSSKSTKDVSKSPPSRLGKISPLSQKTDVYTYSKESYTPQMQILLEKRQGRTSKSNPKKKTEEDRSNVIDKGENPIKTRLRNQNVSKQKSVSEVSSPSESRSQREVQKGPKVGKRKSSNSGEDIPKVQGQKSLKTNLGKERMERLKTSLSSQQCDDNLSHNSPTSSTPAKKFNMPCIFKNTQVRLERLEETRVNNKIANNKSVYTREIKGAANASKDPITTVDNIIKWAYEDSVCEEMPMPSVYKDAEVRLERLRERCSNDKIATNTNLSPPKVKETANASKNLITTSDDLVKSAYEDAFCEEMDWEPLEDEKIMFEVQAVRTQLCTENNVNTTCNIPSNTSKYPLLSEQQAKRHLYIVVDTNVFLSNIDAVELAREAIFKTYDHSIITIPWTVIRELDYIKDDNGKSRPISLCFNARKAINYINKLFSSKQSYVIGQTPEDVAKNKERFSIDCPDDEILQTCLQIRDLGKSVVLLSYDVNLCNKAMIYDIVTLGRNDPLEKVDYLNATNVNKPLSISNNGNRERISLNSTSIMCEELQLSDEIYEDIKSVIRDFLTVIVSKEMYALYGSSWEKYVIIKPPWTTVTVLQCAVKHWIAATSESFRRAAEYILKELLQIFKDISGPKTLKENSYILDKFNDLVQMVNIDKHSVLMLRISKKIDELKDKCREYESQINNHKLCNVIGVEDDVEEQERRAQKAFQYFEAAYVYARDMTGITAKTIGMPCTLHYNVPNPVPSVEFIKKTIPEIATNVNKLERNLSAVIEQVKNSCTDYRTLIHLYQTLITFLPENALIALKLNDVKIEPLDVYCCVKRKEDVLNRGLRQLQELNIHFSRLANY, from the exons ATGAACTTACAAAATGATGAAGATAATGAAGCACAGTTTACTGTTTCTGAAAGAAATCCATCTGAAGGGAGTGCATCTGATAAAGAGATCACAAGAAGAAATATACTTACTGCTAAACGTTTCCATAGGCAAACACAAACTAAAGCTAATGAAGGAAAGGAAACACCtcaaatgaaagaaattcgtcagaaaatgttaaaaaaaagggaaaaaattattcctagaaGTCCTCAGAGTTCCAAATCAACTAAAGATGTTTCAAAATCACCACCTTCAAGGCTTGGCAAAATTAGTCCACTGTCACAAAAAACTGATGTTTATACATACTCAAAAGAATCTTATACGCCACAAATGCAAATACTTTTAGAAAAAAGACAGGGAAGGACATCAAAAAGCAATCCTAAAAAAAAGACAGAGGAAGACAGAAGCAATGTGATAGATAAAGGAGAAAATCCAATTAAGACACGGTTAAGAAATCAAAATGTATCTAAGCAAAAAAGTGTTTCAGAGGTTTCATCTCCCTCAGAAAGCAGAAGCCAGAGAGAAGTACAAAAAGGTCCAAAAGTTG GCAAAAGAAAAAGCAGCAATTCGGGTGAAGATATTCCAAAAGTGCAAGGTCAAAAGTCTTTGAAAACAAATTTAGGAAAAGAACGTATGGAAAGATTGAAAACAAGCCTATCATCACAGCAGTGTGATGATAATCTGAGTCATAATAGTCCTACAAGTTCTACTCCTGCAAAGAAATTTA ACATGCCatgcatttttaaaaatacacaAGTTAGATTGGAACGTTTGGAGGAGACACGTGTAAATAATAAGATTGCTAATAATAAAAGTGTATATACTCGTGAGATAAAGGGAGCAGCAAATGCATCTAAAGATCCAATAACAACTGtagataatataataaaatgggCCTATGAAGATTCTGTTTGTGAAGAAATGCCCATGCCAAGTGTTTATAAAGACGCGGAAGTTAGATTGGAACGCTTGAGGGAGAGATGTTCGAATGATAAGATTGCCACTAATACAAATTTGAGTCCTCCCAAAGTAAAAGAAACAGCAAATGCATCTAAAAATCTAATAACAACTTCAGATGATTTAGTAAAGTCAGCCTATGAAGATGCTTTTTGTGAGGAAATGGACTGGGAACCATTGGAagatgaaaaaattatgtttgaA GTTCAAGCTGTTAGAACTCAACTTTGTACAGAAAACAATGTAAATACAACTTGCAATATCCCTAGTAATACTTCGAAATATCCCTTATTATCAGAACAACAAGCAAAAAGGCATTTGTATATTGTTGTTGATACAAATGTTTTTCTGTCGAATATTGATGCTGTTGAATTGGCAAGGGAAGCTATTTTTAAAACTTATGATCATTCAATAATTACAATACCATGGACTGTTATACGT GAGCTTGATTATATTAAAGACGATAATGGTAAATCAAGACCAATATCATTATGTTTCAATGCAAGGAAAGCCATCAATTACATTAATAAACTTTTCTCTTCTAAACAATCTTACGTAATTGGTCAAACACCAGAAGATGTtgcaaaaaataaagaaagatttTCTATCGACTGTCCAGATGATGAAATTCTACAGACTTGTTTACAAATTCGTGATTTAGGGAAATCCGTG GTACTATTATCTTATGACGTAAATCTTTGTAATAAAGCGATGATTTATGATATTGTGACACTTGGAAGAAATGATCCCCTTGAAAAAGTCGACTATCTTAATGCCACCAATGTAAATAAACCATTGTCTATTTCTAATAATGGAAATCGAGAAAGAATCAGTTTGAATTCCACATCAATTATGTGTGAGGAATTGCAGTTATCTGATGAAATATATGAGGACATAAAAAGTGTTATAAGAGACTTTCTAACAGTG ATAGTCAGTAAAGAAATGTATGCTTTATATGGATCATCTTGGgaaaaatatgttattataAAACCACCTTGGACAACTGTGACTGTTTTACAGTGTGCTGTAAAACATTGGATAGCTGCTACAAGTGAATCATTTCGAAGAGCAGcagaatatattttgaaagaattattacagatatttaaagatatatcTG GCCCAAAGACTTTGAAGGAAAATAGTTATATCTTAGACAAATTTAATGATTTGGTACAAATGGTTAATATAGATAAACATTCAGTTTTAATGTTACGAATATCTAAAAAAATTGAT GAGTTAAAAGACAAATGTCGTGAATATGAATCTCAAATAAATAATCACAAACTATGTAATGTTATCGGAGTTGAAGATGATGTCGAGGAACAAGAACGAAGAGCACAGAAAGCTTTTCAGTATTTTGAAGCAGCATATGTTTACGCCCGGGATATGAC TGGTATAACAGCCAAAACAATAGGAATGCCTTGCACTTTGCATTACAATGTTCCTAATCCAGTTCCATCtgtagaatttataaaaaaaacaatACCAGAAATTGCAAcgaatgtaaataaattagaacGCAATCTAAGCGC TGTAATAGAACAAGTCAAAAATTCTTGTACGGATTATCGAACACTGATACATTTATATCAGACATTGATAACGTTTCTTCCTGAGAATGCATTAATAGCACTGAAGTTAAACGATGTTAAAATAGAGCCTCTTGATGTATATTGTTGCGTGAAACGAAAGGAGGACGTACTGAATAGAGGTCTACGTCAGCTCCAAGAACTCAATATTCATTTTAGTAGATTAGCAAACTACTGA